One genomic region from Mytilus trossulus isolate FHL-02 chromosome 9, PNRI_Mtr1.1.1.hap1, whole genome shotgun sequence encodes:
- the LOC134683560 gene encoding hypodermin-A-like isoform X2: MYRVLIVSAFVVFYTATVCLADTSVKIVNGDNANIEDHPWMVNVQLRVNGRANFTKYCGGAIIDKSWVLTAAHCNKFNIGGPAKNIRVAVGSSFVSQMKVKIPVKKYYEHENWDPYEIRNDIMLLQLQKPLKFGSTINKIDLDTDIGKNYTGDLCTVTGWGDTDVFEE; the protein is encoded by the exons atgtatCGAGTGTTAATTGTCAGCGCATTTGTTG TGTTCTATACGGCTACA GTTTGTTTGGCTGATACAAGTGTAAAGATTGTGAATGGTGACAATGCCAACATAGAAGATCATCCATGGATGGTCAATGTTCAGTTGAGAGTAAATGGAAGGGctaattttaccaaatattgTGGAGGAGCAATTATTGACAAAAGTTGGGTTCTTACAGCGGCACATTGTAATAAGTTCAATATTGGAGGACC gGCTAAAAATATAAGAGTAGCAGTTGGAAGCTCTTTTGTGAGTCAGATGAAAGTAAAGATACCTGTGAAAAAGTATTACGAG CACGAAAATTGGGATCCATACGAAATTAGAAATGACATTATGTTACTACAGCTTCAGAAACCGCTTAAATTCGGGTCTACAATCAATAAAATCGATCTTGACACTGACATAGGCAAAAATTATACAGGAGACTTGTGCACAGTAACAGGATGGGGAGATACAGATGTCTTCGAAG